The Yersinia entomophaga nucleotide sequence TATTTCTTATTCTTAATATGAATAACATATCGCTATTGGTAATAAATGATTACATTTGTAGTCTACAAATGAAATACGACATTGATGCCATTTACTAAAATCACTAATGAGCTGAAGGAAAGAATGAGTAATATCGCATCGCTAAAACAGCTGGAAATACTGGTCAAGATCGTTGAGTGTGGTGGGCTGTCTGAAGCCGCAGCTCAGCTGAACATCTCGCCTTCTGCGGTCAGCAAGAGTCTGTCTCATCTGGAATCACAGCTGGGCACTATGCTGCTAAAAAGAACGACGCGTAGCCTGACGTTAACCGACGCGGGGAAATATCTTTATCATCGGGCAACTAAATTATTATTAGATTTTGACGAATCTCTTAATACTACCGCTGGATTTTATAACCACCCGCAGGGTGAATTACGCCTCACCTGTTCAATTGCCTTTGGTTATTCTCACCTCATCACTTTGGTTAATAAATATCGAGAGCGTTACCCCGATGTTGAGTTATATATAGATCTAAACGATAACTTTGTTAATTTAAATGAGAGTAACTTTGATATCGCTATTCGCGTTGCATCAACTCCGCCAGATAATTATTCGTTAAGAAAACTGTCGACTATCCACTGGGCTTATTGCGCTAGCCCCACTTATCTGGAAAAAATGGGGACACCAACTTCCGTCCAACAATTATCAGACCATCAGTGTTTGTTATATCCCGGTTTGACACCGGTATTAAAAGATACCGACGAAAGCGGCAGCGCTCATTTACTTAAGTTACGCTCACCGATTCAGGCAAATAGCAGCCTGGTATTGCTGAAAGCGGTGCTGGAACATCAGGGTGTTGCCTATTTGCCGACTTATTTACTCGGCGATGCTATTCAACGAGGTGAAATTACTCCTCTGGCGCTTGATGGGGAAATAACCCACGCGACTCATGGCCTGTATGCCTTGTATTTCCCCAGCCGTTATAGCAATCCCAAGGTTCGTTCTTTTATTGATTATCTGGTGGAAACTTTGCAGCCCGTACCGGTATGGGATAATTGGATCACCCGAAGGCCCTGACGTTAATGACGAATTAAATGAGGCAATCAGGATGAATTGGGCTGGCTGCAATCCCTTTTGTCGTTCTCTTTATCGGCCTAGCCTCTGCCTTAGCCGCCGTTTGTGATAAGCCATGACTCTGCTATCATCAACAGAGTTAGCCGTCTTTGTAGGATATTCTGTAGGATAATCATCTGCATAAGGCATGAATTTAGGCCATGAGGAATATTATGCCGAACTCATTCAAGGATAATCAGACTTCATCCAGCGCAGATACTGATTCGCAGCAGAGCAAAACAGCGCCGTTAAGTGCAGGAATTGAAAACGGAAAAAAAGCTATTTCCGTATTAACCCGTCTTGGCAATCGGATTAAAACCTATCCCAGTGTTGCGCATATTATTCGCGCTACCGATCGCTTTAACGATCGATTAGGCAGCCAGTTTGGCGCTGCAATCACTTATTTTTCCTTTTTATCGCTCATTCCCATTTTGATGGTTTCTTTCGCCACCGTGGGTTTTGTATTGGCATCTAATCCAGATTTGCTGGCCGAGTTGATCAATAAGATCGTGAATAGCATCAGCGATCCCAGCCTGGCTGCTACCTTGAAAAATACGGTAAATACCGCTATTCAGCAGCGTACTACCGTTGGATTAACCGGTTTAGCCATTGCGCTTTATTCCGGTATCAGTTGGATGGGAAATTTACGAGAAGCAATTCGCGCTCAGTCCAGAGACGTTTGGGAGCGTAATCCGCAGGATCTGGAAAAATTTTATGTGCGCTACACCCGTGATTTTATTTCGCTTACCGGTTTGGTGCTGGCGCTGATTATTACTCTCTCTCTTACATCAATTGCCGGTTCTGCGCAGTCTGTGATTGTGAATGCGTTAGGGCTGGGTGATATTGAATGGCTACGACCGGCCATGACGCTAATTGCGCTGTCTATTTCCATCGCCGCGAACTATTTATTGTTCTTATGGATATTCTGGATTTTGCCGCGTCATAAACCAAAAAAGAAGGCCTTGCTGCGGGGAACTCTTATTGCCGCTATCGGCTTCGAAATCATTAAATTCATTATGACCATGATGCTTCCGCGTCTTGCCAGCTCGCCTTCGGGCGCGGCTTTCGGTTCGGTCATCGGGCTAATGGCTTTCTTCTATTTCTTCGCGCGTTTAACCTTATTTTGCGCCGCCTGGATCGCCACGGCGAAATATAAGGATGACGAAACCTTGCCTGAACGCCATGCCTAAGCGGCTGTCAGATGCCCGCCGTCAACGTGCGAGAGGTTTTTCTCCTATCGGCGATGAAGCCTTTGCCGCGCGTTGGAATTTAACCCTATACTGCTGGCTACTTAATCGATCATGGAGGGTCAGTTAATGCCACTTTTATCTTATCGTCGATGGATTGCTTTGGGCGTATTGGTACTGATCGCCGCCATTGCGGTGTATGCGCTGCAACCCAAAATCGGGAATCCAGATGCTCTGTGGCAAATTGTTAGCCAACAGTGCGTTCCCCATCAGCGCCAGCTGAATTCCCCTCAACCTTGCGCCGAAGTGAATACTCAGGCCGGTTTTGCGGTGTACAAAGACCGTAACGGACCGCTGCAATACTTGTTAATACCAACTGAAAAAATTACCGGTATCGAAAGCCCCGAGTTGTTATCCGCAGCAACGCCTAACTATTTTGCTCTGGCATGGCAAGCCAGGGATTACATGGCGCTAAAATACGGTCATCCTATTGATAATCAAAATATCTCTCTGGCGGTGAATTCAGAATTGGGCCGCAGTCAAAATCAGCTGCATATTCATATTTCCTGCCTATCACCGAAAGTGAAAAAAGCGCTGGCAGATCAAAGCGATTCGTTCCGCCCAAGCTGGCAGCCATTGCCGAAAGGATTGCTCGGTCATGATTATCTGGCAAGGCAAATCACCCCCAGTGAACTCCAGGAACAAGGCGCGTTCCGCCTGCTAGCCAGCGGCGTACAGGGCGCTGCGGAAAATATGGGCAAATACGGCTTAGCCATGACCTCTCTGCCCAACGGCGATTTCTTACTATTAACCACGAAACGCGATTTGACCGGCCTGAATCTTGCCTCGGTCGAGAGTATCCAGGACCACAGTTGCAGCGTGCTGCCCGTGCCTCCTCACTAAAACTTACTTCTGCTTCATGCTTTTCAGCAGCGGCGTGCATTGGTTTTCTTCACCTTCACTAGGCGAAATCAATGCCAACAACGCCGCCGCTGGCGTTAAAGCCACGCCCAACACAGCCGCCACCGCACCGCGAGCAATTAACGGCCCGGTCTTCACACCCGCGTCCGGATTTTTAAACGTGCCTTTAACGTACAGAGGCGAACGCAACGTCAGAATACGTAACCCTTTGCTTTGCGGGTCGATTGAGAGATCCAACCGTTCGGTGGCGAAATTAGCATTACCGGTAATATTGATGATGGCATTTTCCGTGTCGAAGACGAACAGCCGCGGCGTAGCCAGACCGTTTCGCATCACGATATCCGCAGCAGCACAGTTAATTTTTACTTCGTCATCACCGAAGAGTTTTGCCACTATGTAGTTACCCACGTTCAGCCCCAATAATTCCATCAGGCTGCGGCTGATTAGCCCCTGATTCAGCAATATTCGCAGGCTACCATTACTGGTTCCCAACAGCGCCGCCACCGAGTTACCCCGAGCCGTGAAGGAAGCGTCGCCATTGAGCTGCCCCAGACTGTTACGCATCGACTCGACTTCCGGCAGCAGCTGCTTTAACTGGAATCGACGCGCGTGAAGGTCGATGCGCCCTTGCATCGGATTTTTATTACCATTCAGGCGTAAAGTGGCGTTGAGATTGCCACCGGCAATACCGAAGCGCAGCGGATCGAGTAACAACTCACCGTTTTTCATCACCACATGAGTAGAAAGATCGCTGATAGGTAAGGCTTTATCCCGCTCGATACGTTTAGCGGCGTAGGTCACATCTGCATCCATAACGTTCCAGCTTTGGGTTTCAAAAGCCTCTACCGGCAGAATTTTATCGGATGGCTGGCGACTTTTCTCACCGCGCCCTTTTTTCTGTTGATTGGAATCAGCGCCGATTAAAGGAGCCAGATCGGCAAAACGCAGTTGATTGGAGACAACCTTTCCTAGCAGTTTGGGTCTTGGCTGACTGGCGGTATAGGTGAGATCGCCGTGAATATCGCTGTCGCCGATTTTACCGTTGAATTTTTGATACTGATAAACCGCACCGCCCGATTGACGCAACCGAGCAATCAAATACCCATCGGT carries:
- a CDS encoding LysR family transcriptional regulator, with protein sequence MSNIASLKQLEILVKIVECGGLSEAAAQLNISPSAVSKSLSHLESQLGTMLLKRTTRSLTLTDAGKYLYHRATKLLLDFDESLNTTAGFYNHPQGELRLTCSIAFGYSHLITLVNKYRERYPDVELYIDLNDNFVNLNESNFDIAIRVASTPPDNYSLRKLSTIHWAYCASPTYLEKMGTPTSVQQLSDHQCLLYPGLTPVLKDTDESGSAHLLKLRSPIQANSSLVLLKAVLEHQGVAYLPTYLLGDAIQRGEITPLALDGEITHATHGLYALYFPSRYSNPKVRSFIDYLVETLQPVPVWDNWITRRP
- the yhjD gene encoding inner membrane protein YhjD — encoded protein: MPNSFKDNQTSSSADTDSQQSKTAPLSAGIENGKKAISVLTRLGNRIKTYPSVAHIIRATDRFNDRLGSQFGAAITYFSFLSLIPILMVSFATVGFVLASNPDLLAELINKIVNSISDPSLAATLKNTVNTAIQQRTTVGLTGLAIALYSGISWMGNLREAIRAQSRDVWERNPQDLEKFYVRYTRDFISLTGLVLALIITLSLTSIAGSAQSVIVNALGLGDIEWLRPAMTLIALSISIAANYLLFLWIFWILPRHKPKKKALLRGTLIAAIGFEIIKFIMTMMLPRLASSPSGAAFGSVIGLMAFFYFFARLTLFCAAWIATAKYKDDETLPERHA
- a CDS encoding CDP-diacylglycerol diphosphatase, which translates into the protein MPLLSYRRWIALGVLVLIAAIAVYALQPKIGNPDALWQIVSQQCVPHQRQLNSPQPCAEVNTQAGFAVYKDRNGPLQYLLIPTEKITGIESPELLSAATPNYFALAWQARDYMALKYGHPIDNQNISLAVNSELGRSQNQLHIHISCLSPKVKKALADQSDSFRPSWQPLPKGLLGHDYLARQITPSELQEQGAFRLLASGVQGAAENMGKYGLAMTSLPNGDFLLLTTKRDLTGLNLASVESIQDHSCSVLPVPPH
- a CDS encoding AsmA family protein, with translation MTKTGKVLLWVAGIVLVLLAVLVIFVLTFDWNRIKPTINQKVSAELQRPFAIRGELGVDWSRKTDDRGWRAWIPWPQIHAEDLVLGNPPDIPGDNMMTLKRVEANLSPLALLGKQVRIPRIWLTEPDANLQRLANGKNNWTFNLANRDKAKGEASSDWSVNISDIVFDRGQISLKDSVLKADLRAKIDPLGKPLPFSEVIGDKGEVKDSKVRSTSVDYIFGWQVEGKYQGQPVSGSGKIGGMLSLTNADIPFPIQADVRSGSTRVAIVGTLNDPSNLADINLRLKFSGDSLGNLYPLIGVLLPNTPPYATDGYLIARLRQSGGAVYQYQKFNGKIGDSDIHGDLTYTASQPRPKLLGKVVSNQLRFADLAPLIGADSNQQKKGRGEKSRQPSDKILPVEAFETQSWNVMDADVTYAAKRIERDKALPISDLSTHVVMKNGELLLDPLRFGIAGGNLNATLRLNGNKNPMQGRIDLHARRFQLKQLLPEVESMRNSLGQLNGDASFTARGNSVAALLGTSNGSLRILLNQGLISRSLMELLGLNVGNYIVAKLFGDDEVKINCAAADIVMRNGLATPRLFVFDTENAIINITGNANFATERLDLSIDPQSKGLRILTLRSPLYVKGTFKNPDAGVKTGPLIARGAVAAVLGVALTPAAALLALISPSEGEENQCTPLLKSMKQK